In Streptomyces camelliae, the sequence GCGGGGGAGCCGTTGTGCGGGACGTGCGGCGGCAGCAGGGTCACGGTGCCGAGCGGGGTTCCGTGCTCGTGCCGGTCCAGCTCGTACCGTACGGCCCCGTCGTCCACGATGAGCAGCGTCCAGACGTCATGGACGTGCATCGGATAGGCGTACTCGGTGAATCGGGCGTGGAAGACCTCCACGACACCCGGGACCCGTGGGCGCCAGGCGGAGACGTCCGGCTGAGCTGCGGCCACGCAAAGAACGTACAAGACCGCCCGCCCGGCGGCGCGGCAGTCTCAGTCCATGAACACCGAACCGATCCGCTTCGACACGAAGATCGCCGTACTGCTCCGCGAGGACCTGGAGCCCTGGCAGCGCCTCAATGTGACCGCGTTCCTGGTCAGCGGCCTGGGCAGCGAGATCGAGGAGGTGATCGGGGAGCCGTACGAGGACGCGGACGGGGTGTCGTACCTGCCGATGTTCCGCCAGCCGGTCCTGGTCTTCGAGGGTACGAAGGAGACCCTGAAGGCGGCCCACACAAGGGTGTTGAACCGCGCCCTGCCCCGCGCGGTCTTCACGGCGGACCTCTTCACGACGGGCAACGACCGCGACAACCGCGCGGCGGTACGGGCCGTGCCGACGGCCGAGCTGGACCTCGTGGGGCTGGCGGTGTACGGCCCCCGGAACGGGGTGGACAAGGTGCTGAAGGGGGCCCGGATGCACCCGTGAGGTGACCCGCGCCCCCTGGCACGTCGCGGTCAGTGCTGGAACTGGCCCGGCTGGTAGTCGCCGGCGGGCATCCGGACGATGACGTTCAGGCGGTTGTACGCGTTGATGAGCGCGACCAGCGTCATCAGGCCGAAGAGCTGGTTCTCGTCGTAGTGCTTGGCGGCGTTCGCCCACACGTCGTCCGGGACACCACCGGCCGCGTCGGCGATCCGGGTGCCCTCCTCCACCAGCTCCAGGGCGGCCCGCTCGGCCTCGGAGAACACCTTGGCCTCCCGCCACACCGCGACGAGGTGCAGCCGCTGCTCGGTCTCACCGGCGGCGCGCGCGTCCTTGGTGTGCATGTCGGTGCAGAACCCGCAGCCGTTGATCTGGCT encodes:
- a CDS encoding DUF2000 domain-containing protein, whose product is MNTEPIRFDTKIAVLLREDLEPWQRLNVTAFLVSGLGSEIEEVIGEPYEDADGVSYLPMFRQPVLVFEGTKETLKAAHTRVLNRALPRAVFTADLFTTGNDRDNRAAVRAVPTAELDLVGLAVYGPRNGVDKVLKGARMHP
- a CDS encoding carboxymuconolactone decarboxylase family protein, with translation MEPRLNLFGNPLAGRAIKHLNAVGQVVVESGLPAATQELVKIRASQINGCGFCTDMHTKDARAAGETEQRLHLVAVWREAKVFSEAERAALELVEEGTRIADAAGGVPDDVWANAAKHYDENQLFGLMTLVALINAYNRLNVIVRMPAGDYQPGQFQH